A segment of the Zingiber officinale cultivar Zhangliang chromosome 8B, Zo_v1.1, whole genome shotgun sequence genome:
ATAATGTTTCCTACAAATTCTAAGCCGATGGCTATGAGGTATTGAGATATCACGTAGAAACAAAGCATCTGACGGAATATGAACTCAACCGTtcttaaataaaattatctaaattttcTTCAACTAACGGCAATACTGATTcctgtttatttttatattctgtTAATAAATTAAGATAAtcattaactaaatttattttcGTAGAAcatatttcttttagttttgaatcTAAATGgacatttgaatttttttttttttaaatctctttATGCATGTGTTAAACATGATCCTAAGACTATACAATTAAAAATATagtaaaacaaagaaaaataatttaatgtatgaatttagtaaattaaataataaaatttctttatgttccgatatttggaatGATCATTAGCAAATACATTTATACATGAGTATGACTTATCATTAGATCGATaacttttataatatttaaaaagggattattagcttatagagtttttgatgaatcacatactaCTCATAACATAatataattattatgtttaattttaaaataatatgcattagttcataaaatatttttaatatcattagataatgctagttctaatactgCTTGtataaaatatctaaaatttatttgtcaatCTATTATTAatggtttattttttttcatatacatggtgtatgtcatgctttaaatttatatatttaagatgaattaaaaattttagaaaattatattaaatcaattaaaatgatAATTTCTTATTTTGGTCGCATCTATTTATAATGAAATAATAGAGtagattttataaaattaatagaATAAGATCTAAAAAATGTTCACTTGATATAATAAtaagttggaattcaacatatcaactattaccagattcatttcaatataaagaattattatattctttttttgcacaaaatactaatactgatatatatttattttcacaataatagaatatttatagtaggatttgtgaaattttaaaactatttaataATGTAACTGAACAACTTTCGGTGTTTATTATCCTAATACTagtttagttttagaaaatttttctagtatagttttagttttaaatgaacatatataGTAATAATGAATTTTTGTCTTTTTTATATTAGCTATGAAAATtaaatggaaaaaatatttttattttatttcttaaatttatttaattgtatttgttttagatctagatttaaattagaagttttaccaaaaatgttaaatgttttaatttcaattaaaaattttcttaccgTTAATATGATATAtaatcttaaaatttatttatatgatatttatatcatattatataaaatatgaaatataaaatgatatttctgaaatacaataaattattactagtaatttaaaacttacaaaagcactcTACTCGACAGATGAGTCTTGCAGTCAAGCTCCCTTCTGCCTTTGCACTCAAGGGTCAATCTCCGTCCAACCCCGAGAAAACCTTTGCACGCCTCCATTACCTTTTGGGAGGCCTACACcctatatgttggtgcaatatcccctgggtcaggttgaccaggttgactaagcttgagttgactcaagcttgagtctcaatatttgagtttcgatgtttgacaatacatggagattgcagactctggtcaaggttgaccaggttgatgtgaTGGAGAGtcagtaggtcaaagggttgaccagatacttgactgggaaagttctaactggaggttaggcagttgaaagtcctagtgagtgaagctaggcagttggaaaatcctagtgagtgaaactaggtgaaaatcctggtgagtgaagccaggtgaaagacctagtgagtgaagttaggtagttggaaaatcctagtgagtgaagctaggtgaaagtcctagtgagtgaagctaggcaggtgaaagtctcaATGAGTGAATTCggtagtggaaaaatcctggtgagtgaagccagatgaaaaccctagtgagtgaagctaggtgaaagacctggtgagtgaagccagacatatgGAAATCCAAAtgagtcaaaggttgaccggacacctggtattgagaagtccaagtaggtcaaaggattgaccggatacttggcacaaagaaatccagatgggtcaagggtgatcggaatctggtggaaggaagtccaagtgggtcatggaggactgaacacttggcacgagacgatatatctaagtgggtcaaggaggaccgcacttagtgatcagaagtccaacgagaagttggcaaagagaaagtccagatgggtcaaaagttgactaaactcttagcggtcgtaagtccaatagggagttgacatggaactaggaagtttggACGTAGTGAACTTCcaaagaccataacttttgactcggatatcggaatgaggtgatctcagatgcgaAACGAAACTAATTTCAAACTCTACACAGTTTTCTGcttgccaatcgattggtcaatcgattgggggggtTCAAtctattggtcaatcgattggttgacgcgaTTTTGTGCAGAAATGGTCTGgattgattgggtaatcgatcaaaacttcctcaatcgattagccaatcaattgggagaatTTCTAAGcaaacagtgagcttctgaatcaatcagttgatcgattggaacctccaatcgatcaggtgatcgatgttgaagcaatctaggtgccctaggttttgatgtttgggcaaaggtttaagttaggtttattgttgtatttgatatgcattgtgagtgtgcaggatataggtacaacaaggaaagtccaagtgtgatcttggcaaaggaggaaagtccaagaatgagtcttggcggtgtaagtccaagcatgtagtcttggcaacgtaagtccaagtgtgacttggcaatggatgaagccccggaggtgaggagcctcttggcaaaggaagacccgactaTATGGAcaagccgaaggaagctccagaaggcaagacgtgaaggatggggagacatccgagggacgcgaggctgatggaggaggctagaaggctaggtctaggttggtcgggcgagaacgagtgctgagtgaatgtactcgaggcaaaatcctagggttttaggatttactgtagcggtactgtagcagtaatgtaacgacactgtagcagcactgtagactggtaacgggcaaatcaggttctgatttattccaagctctataagaaggagcttggtatggccggccaaggtgacgaaattagacttggttaaagcctaattagtagtcactaaagtgctcaaggatctcttgtgtccaagtgttcttggttgaagttgtggtgaggtttctccacccacaaggagcggtttgagctagccggagtttccagggactaatccaccgacggattgagggatcgtccaccttacggacagccgtggagtaggagcatcatctccgaaccacgttacatcgacgtgcattggtttgcttgttcttttctttatctttagctttagtattcgtaatttgtattgtattattccgcttgcgcactaacgaatacgtaggaagccatcgatttgggtgagacgctattcaccccccctctagcggccaccgatcctccaacaagtcgATTGGAGCGATGGAAATCGTGTGataagccttgaatcgatcgggcaatcgattcaggtgaTTTCTagatagcacagaggcgctctgaatcgatcaaccaatcgattcaaaacctctccaatcgattgagatcaatttaatcgattgagattcgaccgttgcgcaggttatagccgttggcgagcgattcCCTCGGCACTGCTTCGGTTTTCTTCTCCACACGACTTCAACGAGCTCTACAGCGATTTCTCCACTCTCACAGCCAGATCTTGATGGCTCTTGGAGATAAGTGTAGGTACACTTCCAAGGTTAAAGAGGTAACAACAAGTAACAaataagcaagaagaagaagtttttatttgcatcttttgtgttttcttcttgtgtgagttgtatttgttgtgtgggtttgtacaATGCTTCTCCACCTTTAGTAGTTACCGTAAAgaagtgtttttattagtggagagtgctcgtgtgtgtggatccttggattagtcacctcttcttgaggcggataccaagtaaatccttgtgttagtattgtatttttgtttcttattctttccgctgcatatcatcaccaagaagcaagcaagcaactacgagcgcgacgagctattccccccccccccccccccctcccctctagcacatttcgaccctaacaccaTAGAAACTATCTACCTGAGATTGTTCCTTGGCCCATAGGTCCTGACACAGTTGGAATTCTAGCTCTTCCAGATAGTGAAAATTTTGAAATCCTAAAGTGATGGTCATATAAGACTCAAAGCTTTCTCGTCCTCTCCATGATCACTAACGAAATTTTAGTTTGTCTAGTGTCAACTGTTATTGTGGAGCAGACGTTTAGTGTCGAtgacaacatattagatgaacgacgattaACTTTATCTCCTTACTCATTGGAAGCTCAAACATTCTTGACGATTAGACCAGAgccaagaaaaaaatctaagaaatacAACTTTCAAAGACGAAATCGAAGATTTTGATACCAAAGAAATGATTTCAATAGGAACGGGAAATAGAAATGAATAACAACGCCACTACTAAATGtaaaagaatataaatataaaagaaTTATGTGGACATTAATTCGCctagacaacttaaataagtataaatttgttaaaataaatttaaaatttaaaattttttaatataataattttgaattatagtaACCGTGTACTAAATTGTGAACTGATGGACCGTGAACCGACAGTTAAGATTAAGATTAAGGCgacgtttggttctctcctagaaatcggaatgggaatgagtatcatagtatttgGAATGAAAATGAGTAtaagcttgggtatcattcttaaaaataatgtttggttagttaaatattttcaatcggaatgaacctaaattttcttttttaccgttagagaaaaataaaagaaaaaattagatagGAGGGAAAGTTGaatatgagagaaaaatatgatgagagagaaagtgtgataagagagaaagtgtgatggaaaaaaatgaagagagagaaagtatgatgagagaaaatgaggagagagtgcatgataggagagattgagaaaagaaaaagtatgatgagagagaaagtgtactaagagagaaagtgtgatgaaaatgaagagagaaaaaatgaaagattgaggagagagaaagtatgatgagagataaagtggattgagagagaaagagtgatggaaaaaataaagtgaaagaaaatgtgatgagagaaaatgagggattgaggagagagaaagtgtgatgagagagaagtatgctgagagagaaagtgtgattagagaaaataaggagagagtgtgtgatgggagagaatgaagagagagaaaatgaggagagaatgtggaaccgccacatcagcggccccctagagtcggtcccacggatatggagaaaatgagaagagaatggtaagagagattgaggagagagacagtatgatgaaaaaatgaggagatagTATGTAATgggagaaaaagtgtgatggaagagaatgaagagagaaaataaggagagatagtgtgtgatgagagagaatatagagagaaaatagtagagaatatgtgatgagagagttgatgagagagaataaggaaagAGAATatggaataaaagaaaaattgaacaaatatattaaagatatttttatccaaaacttaattcacatTTCTAtttcatcaaaacccaagggaggggatAGGTTTCTTCTATACTtaagtttttgggtttcattccaaaatcttgattccattctcaTCAACTAAACATAAGATTTAAGAATAATTTATTCTCTCATTCTCAAACCCTTAAACCAAACGTCATCTAAGATTAAAGTTCAGGTTAAGTTTATGGGTCGAACCGACGGTTCGAACCTAGGTTTCGGTCACTCCTTCGATCAAACCGTGGTCCGCATTGCGAGCCGAAGAGGTCGATCTCATCGATAGAATCATAGTGAAGATAGTGAACAATAGCTGCAAAGAGCAAGTCGCCGCCGGTCTTTTGGATCTCGAGCAGAGCTCGGCTCTAGATCTGACGAACTGGTGGGGAGAGGCTTTGGCGGCGCTGAGCTCGAATCTCTTCCAGAGAGTCATCAAGGTGATGAAAGCTAAGAAAGGGACGATCACTAGGATCTTGATGAACTACGCACAGAGCTCGGTTCAAGGCGGCCTATCGTCGGAGGAACAGACTCTCGCGAATCAGAAGATCATCGTCGAAACGATCGCCGGTTTGCTTCCGACGCAGAGGAGGAAGTGCGATGCGCCGATCGCGTTCCTTCGGGGCTTCTGAAAACCGCGACGATCGTTTCGGGATCGGCGATGAACTTGGAGAGGAGAATCGGCCTTCGATTGGACAGAGCCATTATCGCGGACATTCTGATTCCGGCGAATTGCCGCCACAAGGGGGCACACTCGATCTACGATACTGATTCGGCACTGAGGATCTTCTCCATCTTCCTGAATTCGAacgacgaggaggaggaggaagagcaccGATCGAGAGAAGACATCGACGGTGGTTACTACGAACAGAGCTCTCTGCTCAAAGTGTCCAATCTTTTGGATAGCTATCTCGCAGAAATCGCATTGGACTCCAACTCGACGCCGGCGAAGTTCATCGCTCTCGCTGAACTGCTCCCTGATCACACAGCGAATGATGGTCTGTACAGAGCTATCGATATCTTCCTCAAGATAATTTATTTTAGGTTAAAGGAGTTCACTCTTTCATTACCTGAAAACGTAAGGTATCGCTCCTGGTCTGAATATGTTTGCTATATTTGCTAAAATCGTGTTGTTTCATGTTGTTCAAGAAAGCAAAAAAAAGTAGAGTGACTATAAAGTATATGTTAAACACATAAACATAGACGATCTGAACAAGTTTTTAGTTGGTCAACAAATTGAGACGCATCAAAAAGTCATTAAGCTCTTGAAATTGTTCTTAGGAAGCCTCCATTTATCAAGTACTTCCTCATTCTATTTTTTCCAGTATAATTTTCTCAAGTCATTATTATTTTCATTGTAATTTTTTCTGGTTTTCTTTTCCCTGATTTTTTTGGGGAAAAGATACCTTAATCGAAGAAAAGAAAAAACGTGCTATAGAAGTAATAATAACGACTTGATAAATGGAGACTCTCTAGAATAATTTTATGAGATTGAATGACTTCTTGATGTGCCTTAGTTTGTTGACCAACTAAAAACTTGTTTAGATCGTTTATGTTTGTGTCTTTAGAATACTTTATAGCCCCTCTAAATTTCTTTGCTTTCTTGAACAACACAGAACCACACGATTTTAGCAAAGATAGTAAATATTTTCAAACGAGAAATAGTACCTTCCATCTTCTTCAAGTAATGAAACCGTGAACTCTTTTAACCTAGAAGGAAAAGCACTTGCCGTATATAGAATTTTCCTTCCATCATAAGCTGGCATTCGCCTTCCGAAGTTGCCATCCTTGTGCAACTTGACAAGCTCAAAGATAATTTTCTTATTGGTGGCTATTGATATTAATACCGGTGATATACTCACCTAAAAATTTCAGAGTGAGGTATATTCAAACAGGGAGAGCATACGTTATAGCCTTAATGGTCACGAAAAAGAGGTAGAAATAAGATACAGTAAACGAGCATCTAATTGTACTACCATAGCATGGCaagttatttttgtttttttattttgctTATAGTGTAGTTATCTTTTTTTACCCAGAGATGTTGATTTTCATAGATGTTTAACAGGTTGGTCCTTTCTGTAGTGTTAGTGCTGCTCATGAAATTGGTGAGAGTGTTCGTCATCAGATACACAAAAAACATAGTCAAGTTTGCTGAAGTTTTCATTCACATTGGTGAGCGCTGAGGACTTAATTGTGATTTTGTTATATAAAAGCTATGATTGTAAACATAAGAAAACTTCAAAAAATTGATAACCTAAGAAAAGTTCAAAAAACATTTAAGATTAAGGAGGATGAACctaagaaaagtttaaaaattgcTTCAGTTTTCAATGTCATTTTTCTAACCAAAGGCTAAGCTCTTTAAATTTGATAACCAAAAGTTTAAGAACTTTTATCTCATATGATCACCGCTTCCCATTGCATTCGTGATACATCCAATTAACTGAAGCGAttttaattatttgataaatTGACCTTTATGAAACATTCATTAGTTGAGTTTTGTGAAAAGTAATTTCTCATGTTGACTTATTTTATCACATACCTTGCTTTATTACCATTTGCAGCTTTGTTACTATTTGTATATTGTTTTGTTAAATTGCTAATATTTTAAGCTTAAAATTCCAGATCCATCATAGTCTAACTGCTCTATTTTGGAAGAAAGAAAGAATTTGAAGGGCTTAGAAGGCAGAGACTCGAACGGTCTTTCCAGGCATCAAGAAGCTGAAACCATTGTGTCTGACATTTTGTCAAAGCAATTCTCTAAGGTATTTTATTTATTCCCCAAAGAGTTATCTGATAACGCATGCAAAGAGTTTGTTTGATATGTAGCTGTTTGTGATTTGATCCGATACTTGGATTGAAGATGTTGAGAGAAAGAAAATGTTCGCAAGGTTACCATAATCTGTGTTCTTTTTTTTGTTACTTTCCCTTCTCTCTCTGATATCTTCCACTCAACTAAATTGACTATTAATGTGGCAATGAAAGCAACACCTATGGTATATGTTTATGTTTCAACTGCATACAGATTTTTTTGTTACTATTTGCATTATTGTACATGATGTTTCAAAGCTTTTGCATATGTATTTCATCGTCCTATGGTTGTTGAGCATAGACCTTTGATTGGTGTGTAAGACATTGAAAAAAACAATCATCACAAGTCTCATTATGATCATAAGTGGGTTAATTCAGAGAGCCAATCTTTCACTTGTGGGAGCTTTCCACGGGTTTGGAAGATGATTACTGGCTCTGTGTTTATAACCCTTGTCGTAGGACTTAGAACCTAGTGTTAATATCCTCAGATTTTAATCCTGCTGAAGAAAAATAGCAAAAACTGACATCTTGCACATGAAAGggtaaaaattcaaataattttgattcTAATTGACAAAGGAAGTTGGAAATACTGGCAAAGAGATGATCCCATCCGATGTTTCAGGAGGTTCAATATTTGACAATGTGAATATAGGCCGGTGAGTTAATTCTTCATTTTGTGATGCATTACTGTTGTTTTTTTAGAACATTATTTTGTTGATTTCTGAATGTAGATCCTATGACACATTGATCCTGTGTGTCTTGTTTCTTTCAGATGATGATTAGGGTTCTTTTCCAAATGATTCTTTAAGGGTTCTATTCCTCTATCCAGACTGTTAATTGCTTTTTGAGCAATAAATCATTCAACTCATTTATTTTCGGTTGTTGGTACTGAATATTATGTCGCAGCACATGCAGTGCAAAATTGAAACTTCCTTTGTTCTCACTTTTTAAATTTGCTCTTATTTGCGGCTTACGACACATAACACTGATATATTATTTTTCAGCAGATGTCCCTAGAACACATCACACTCCACTCATTGCAAGGGAAGATATTGGTTCAAGCTCTAGTCTCAATGCCTGCTTAGATGCTTATTAGGTACTCCCATCTTTCTATCATCTTACAGTAGGTGACACCTCTCTTGATTTATTTTAGATGACAAGAACATTCTCACTTATTTACATCGAACCGCGTCTCGGTTTTCTAT
Coding sequences within it:
- the LOC122015678 gene encoding BTB/POZ domain-containing protein At1g03010-like isoform X2, whose protein sequence is MNLERRIGLRLDRAIIADILIPANCRHKGAHSIYDTDSALRIFSIFLNSNDEEEEEEHRSREDIDGGYYEQSSLLKVSNLLDSYLAEIALDSNSTPAKFIALAELLPDHTANDVLVLLMKLVRVFVIRYTKNIVKFAEVFIHIDPS
- the LOC122015678 gene encoding BTB/POZ domain-containing protein At1g03010-like isoform X1, which translates into the protein MNLERRIGLRLDRAIIADILIPANCRHKGAHSIYDTDSALRIFSIFLNSNDEEEEEEHRSREDIDGGYYEQSSLLKVSNLLDSYLAEIALDSNSTPAKFIALAELLPDHTANDGLYRAIDIFLKIIYFRLKEFTLSLPENVRLVLSVVLVLLMKLVRVFVIRYTKNIVKFAEVFIHIDPS